One genomic window of Candidatus Methanomethylicota archaeon includes the following:
- a CDS encoding ribonuclease VapC codes for MKRVLILDSSAIMNGYNPLLVTNCRQIISVDALNEILKDDEKALVEYAIEIDRLEKATPKPETIMKVEEVARKTNDRKYLSNSDLSILALALDLIEEGWNPVILTDDFSIQNVAKVLGIEYAPIATRGIRKVINWKLYCPACGRRYEDEDISECNVCGTKLKRKPRP; via the coding sequence ATGAAAAGAGTGCTTATTTTAGATTCTTCAGCCATAATGAATGGTTATAATCCACTGTTAGTAACTAACTGTAGGCAAATAATATCAGTTGATGCTCTGAATGAGATATTAAAAGATGATGAAAAAGCTTTGGTGGAATATGCCATTGAAATTGATAGGCTTGAAAAAGCAACACCTAAACCAGAAACTATCATGAAGGTAGAAGAAGTTGCAAGAAAAACTAATGACAGAAAATATCTTTCAAATAGCGATCTTTCAATACTAGCATTAGCATTGGATCTTATCGAAGAAGGATGGAACCCAGTTATATTAACTGATGATTTCTCAATACAAAATGTAGCAAAAGTTTTGGGAATAGAATATGCGCCAATAGCCACGCGAGGTATTAGAAAAGTGATTAACTGGAAGCTGTATTGTCCAGCATGTGGAAGAAGGTATGAAGATGAAGACATAAGTGAGTGTAATGTTTGCGGAACGAAATTAAAAAGAAAACCTAGACCTTAA
- a CDS encoding Ni/Fe hydrogenase subunit alpha: protein MSKKMVFHPITRIEGHSKVTLVLNDDKIENAYFQVTEYRGFEKLLINRPIEEVPLIVPRICGLCSPSHHLASVKALDEIFGVIPKENIIRLRELLHYAGFLHSHLLHFFMLYLPDILFSDIKPNPGFVGMIKSYPSLVKDVLEIRGFAQQILEILGGSSIHPSATMAGTFLNPLKPSQQTELRDKASKSIKLFNIIVETIEDKLSKILENSISLPSNFVSLHSKSGYPLYHSDEIHAISPKGELLTSFQHNDYLKVICEKAVSWSYAKAPYLKIIDNGYYRVGPLARFNINGKFYSENSEIFAQQFLYNVPSPICASEYYNIVRIAEIKYVLDKILEILDDKRIMESVYLQKNLKPMNSDGIGIIEAPRGLLIHHYKVDDYGYIKYANLIVATVQNTPVIESEIVARSQQVIDKYGVSEERLYDTISRMIRNYDPCLSCATHTSSIPFTLEIYIKNENKVLLYPAAPNTP, encoded by the coding sequence ATGAGTAAAAAAATGGTTTTTCATCCAATAACCAGAATAGAAGGACATTCTAAAGTTACATTAGTTTTAAATGATGATAAGATTGAAAATGCGTATTTCCAAGTAACCGAATATAGGGGGTTTGAAAAACTACTAATAAATAGGCCCATCGAAGAAGTTCCATTAATCGTACCAAGAATATGCGGTCTATGCTCTCCATCTCACCATTTAGCATCGGTTAAAGCGTTGGATGAAATATTCGGAGTAATCCCAAAAGAAAATATCATAAGGTTACGTGAATTATTACATTACGCAGGATTTTTACACAGCCACTTACTTCACTTTTTCATGCTATATCTCCCTGACATATTATTCTCTGATATTAAACCGAATCCTGGATTTGTCGGTATGATTAAAAGTTATCCATCATTAGTTAAAGATGTTTTAGAAATTAGAGGATTTGCACAACAAATACTAGAAATTTTAGGTGGTTCATCAATTCATCCTTCTGCAACTATGGCTGGAACTTTTCTTAACCCACTCAAACCTTCACAACAAACTGAATTGAGAGATAAAGCATCAAAATCAATAAAACTATTTAATATCATCGTTGAAACAATCGAAGATAAGTTAAGTAAAATATTGGAGAACTCTATAAGTTTGCCAAGCAATTTTGTGTCGTTACATTCTAAGTCAGGTTATCCTCTCTACCATTCAGATGAGATTCATGCCATTTCTCCAAAAGGCGAGTTGTTAACCTCTTTTCAGCATAACGATTATCTGAAGGTGATATGTGAAAAAGCAGTTTCTTGGAGTTATGCTAAAGCTCCATATTTGAAGATCATTGATAACGGTTATTATAGAGTAGGTCCTCTTGCTAGGTTCAATATAAATGGTAAATTCTATTCTGAAAATTCTGAAATCTTTGCCCAACAATTTTTATATAACGTTCCTTCACCAATATGCGCCTCTGAGTATTATAACATTGTTAGAATAGCGGAAATCAAATACGTATTGGATAAAATTCTTGAAATATTAGATGATAAAAGAATCATGGAATCCGTTTACCTGCAAAAGAATCTGAAACCCATGAATAGTGATGGTATTGGTATTATAGAGGCTCCTAGGGGATTACTTATACATCACTATAAGGTTGACGATTATGGCTACATAAAGTATGCAAACTTGATAGTGGCCACCGTCCAAAATACACCAGTAATTGAAAGTGAAATTGTTGCCAGATCACAACAAGTTATTGATAAGTATGGTGTTTCTGAAGAGAGGTTATATGATACTATATCCAGAATGATAAGGAACTATGACCCATGCCTTTCATGCGCCACTCACACTTCCAGCATCCCCTTCACACTTGAAATTTACATCAAAAATGAGAACAAAGTTTTACTTTACCCTGCCGCCCCAAATACACCTTAA
- a CDS encoding methyltransferase domain-containing protein, with product MADNTCKLAEGTRFSEELFSYLSKFFGFSKTSNIIGALVHPPSFYSIRVNTLKASVEEVYRSLCEKNIETVFHPILDDVLLIKVKGPFEIEVQGKIVVADKKAAESVYVGADLYAPGVISAKGVARSDFVTIVDEKGFPVANGIAMQSEVDILNQRKGLAVKVLRSRYQSASIRCLDEYVSGKIYDQNIPAILTSIILEPTPHDVIVDMCAAPGGKTTHLAQLTSNKAKIYAFDNSKSKISKLIENINRLGVRNVSVIFSDSRYLHVDYPSLKADKVLLDPPCSALGVRPKLFEYKSVRDIIACAQYQMQFFKSAVEILKKGGILVYSTCTITPDENEIIVKYALENFPLELDKQILYIGTQGLNIIKGSNLLQRFYPDEHDTPGYFIAKFVKV from the coding sequence ATGGCTGACAATACTTGTAAGCTTGCTGAAGGGACTCGCTTTTCAGAAGAACTTTTTTCCTATTTAAGTAAGTTTTTCGGTTTTTCAAAAACAAGTAATATAATTGGCGCATTAGTGCACCCCCCTTCATTCTATTCCATTCGCGTAAATACTCTTAAGGCTAGTGTTGAGGAAGTATATAGGTCTTTATGCGAGAAAAATATCGAAACGGTTTTTCATCCAATATTAGATGATGTTTTACTAATTAAAGTTAAAGGGCCTTTTGAAATTGAAGTTCAAGGGAAAATAGTTGTTGCAGATAAAAAAGCTGCAGAGAGTGTTTATGTGGGTGCTGATCTTTATGCTCCTGGCGTTATATCAGCAAAGGGTGTTGCAAGATCGGATTTTGTTACTATCGTTGATGAAAAAGGTTTTCCTGTGGCTAATGGAATCGCTATGCAAAGTGAAGTAGATATTCTCAACCAGAGGAAGGGGTTAGCAGTTAAAGTTTTGCGATCAAGATATCAAAGTGCATCCATTAGATGTCTAGACGAATATGTTTCTGGTAAGATTTATGATCAAAACATACCTGCCATATTAACTAGTATTATTCTGGAACCAACGCCACATGATGTTATAGTAGATATGTGTGCAGCTCCAGGTGGTAAGACAACACATTTGGCGCAATTAACTTCCAATAAAGCCAAAATATACGCCTTTGATAATTCTAAGTCAAAAATAAGTAAGTTAATAGAAAATATCAACAGATTAGGAGTAAGGAATGTAAGTGTAATTTTTTCAGATTCTAGATACCTCCATGTAGATTACCCATCTTTAAAGGCTGACAAAGTGTTACTGGATCCACCATGCTCTGCACTTGGTGTAAGACCTAAATTATTTGAATATAAATCAGTTAGGGATATTATTGCATGTGCTCAATATCAGATGCAATTTTTTAAATCTGCTGTGGAAATTTTGAAAAAAGGTGGAATTCTTGTATATTCAACATGCACTATAACACCAGATGAAAATGAGATTATTGTGAAGTATGCTTTAGAAAATTTCCCATTGGAATTGGATAAACAGATTCTTTATATTGGTACACAAGGATTAAACATTATTAAAGGGTCAAATTTACTTCAACGCTTCTATCCTGATGAACATGATACGCCTGGATACTTCATAGCTAAATTTGTTAAGGTCTAG
- a CDS encoding F420-nonreducing hydrogenase: MNSKLTLAIFPLIGCSGCENSLLDIWHVDNVIFNNLEIVYSPILTDFKEPDNVDIGIVTGNVRFHEDVNKLLNWRKKSKLLVAFGSCACYGGIPGLLNLHDIQSVINDVYSPNISFDDYDMPKLIDNAKPIVDFVNIDIAIPGCPPPKNLILKLFEHLLKGEPFILPEKSVCNECPLNTGEDKVIKSIRQFSLEPFTPNECFLEQGVLCLGPIIRAGCDARCIKANTPCRGCMGPIHNVDEAAVKFLSSISSMIDEKSKDIDINKIKDLIGLLYRYTLASSKLNFIKRR; this comes from the coding sequence ATGAATTCCAAGCTAACTTTAGCCATTTTTCCATTAATTGGATGTAGTGGCTGTGAAAACTCATTACTTGATATATGGCATGTTGATAATGTTATTTTCAACAATTTGGAAATAGTATATTCACCCATACTAACCGACTTTAAAGAACCGGATAATGTTGATATTGGAATAGTAACTGGAAATGTGCGTTTTCATGAAGATGTAAATAAGTTGTTGAATTGGCGTAAAAAAAGTAAATTACTTGTAGCCTTTGGGAGTTGCGCTTGTTATGGGGGTATACCTGGATTACTGAACTTGCATGATATTCAAAGTGTAATTAACGATGTTTATTCACCTAATATCTCTTTTGACGATTATGATATGCCTAAATTAATTGATAATGCTAAACCTATTGTTGATTTTGTTAATATTGATATTGCCATTCCAGGGTGTCCACCGCCTAAAAATCTAATTCTTAAATTGTTTGAACATTTATTAAAAGGCGAACCTTTCATACTACCTGAAAAAAGTGTATGTAATGAATGTCCACTAAACACTGGTGAAGATAAAGTTATAAAAAGTATTCGACAATTCTCCCTTGAGCCTTTCACACCAAATGAATGCTTCTTAGAACAAGGTGTGCTTTGTCTTGGACCCATAATTAGAGCTGGTTGTGATGCTAGATGTATAAAAGCTAATACTCCATGTAGAGGTTGCATGGGACCCATCCATAATGTCGATGAAGCAGCGGTAAAATTTTTGTCGTCCATTTCGTCAATGATTGATGAGAAGTCAAAAGATATTGATATAAATAAAATAAAAGATCTCATAGGTCTTCTATACCGATACACATTAGCGTCTTCTAAGTTAAACTTTATTAAACGAAGGTGA
- a CDS encoding hydrogenase iron-sulfur subunit, whose amino-acid sequence MQQAEVFKPKIIGFLCNWCGYAAADLAGNLRKTYSSNLRIVRVMCSGRVDPTHILYAFQHGADGVLIIGCHPGDCHYINGNYKAKMKVEFLKKFLQEMGINPDRLHIDWASAGEGDRFSKIVDDFTYKITKLGPCEIKCGRL is encoded by the coding sequence TTGCAACAAGCGGAGGTATTCAAACCTAAAATAATTGGGTTTTTATGTAATTGGTGTGGTTATGCAGCTGCAGATTTAGCAGGAAATTTAAGGAAAACCTATTCCTCCAATTTGAGAATAGTAAGAGTTATGTGTAGTGGACGTGTGGACCCAACACATATATTGTACGCATTTCAGCATGGTGCAGATGGTGTTTTGATTATAGGTTGCCATCCTGGAGACTGCCATTATATAAATGGAAATTATAAAGCCAAGATGAAAGTGGAATTTTTAAAAAAATTCTTACAAGAAATGGGTATAAACCCAGATAGATTACATATAGACTGGGCTTCTGCTGGCGAGGGGGATCGCTTCTCCAAAATAGTTGATGATTTCACTTACAAGATAACTAAGCTTGGTCCATGTGAAATTAAATGTGGGAGGTTATAG